In Phragmites australis chromosome 16, lpPhrAust1.1, whole genome shotgun sequence, one DNA window encodes the following:
- the LOC133895494 gene encoding probable polyamine transporter At1g31830 isoform X1, which produces MKLRNTGMTRANSACLPMGDLVGVNYNSVNEGEERKGGHGIPKVSMVPLVFLIFYEVSGGPFGIEDSVKAAGPLLAIVGFLLFALIWSVPEALITAEMGTMFPENGGYVVWVSSALGPFWGFQQGWAKWLSGVIDNALYPVLFLDYVKSSVPALGGGLPRTLAVLILTVAFTYMNYRGLTIVGWVAVFLGVFSLLPFFVMGLIAIPRIEPSRWLQMDLGSMNWGLYLNTLFWNLNYWDSISTLAGEVENPKRTLPRALSYALVLVVGGYLYPLITCTAAVPVVREYWSDGYFSDIARILGGFWLHSWIQAAAALSNMGNFITEMSSDSYQLLGMAERGMLPEFFAKRSHYGTPLIGILFSAFGVVLLSWMSFQEIIAAENYLYCFGMILEFIAFIKLRVAHPNASRPYKIPLGTIGVVLMIIPPAILIVVVMALASYKVMAVSIVAMVVGFVLQPCLVYVEKKRWLRFSTSEDLPDLPDSQDAEDDTVPLVF; this is translated from the exons ATG AAACTGAGGAACACAGGAATGACACGAGCAAATTCAGCCTGTCTTCCTATGGGGGATCTTGTGGGTGTCAACTACAACAGTGTCAATGAGGGCGAAGAGCGTAAGGGAGGGCATGGCATCCCCAAGGTTTCTATGGTCCCTCTCGTCTTCCTCATATTTTATGAGGTTTCCGGGGGTCCCTTTGGGATTGAGGATAGTGTCAAGGCTGCTGGGCCACTGCTAGCAATTGTGGGTTTTCTTCTGTTTGCACTCATATGGAGCGTCCCAGAAGCTCTAATCACTGCTGAGATGGGCACTATGTTCCCAGAGAATGGTGGATATGTTGTCTGGGTCTCTTCGGCTCTTGGACCATTTTGGGGTTTTCAGCAAGGCTGGGCAAAGTGGCTCAGTGGTGTCATAGATAATGCTCTATACCCAGTCCTCTTTCTTGACTATGTCAAATCCAGTGTTCCGGCTCTTGGAGGTGGGCTCCCAAGGACGTTGGCAGTGCTTATCCTCACAGTTGCATTTACATACATGAACTACAGAGGGCTAACGATAGTTGGCTGGGTGGCAGTCTTTCTTGGGGTGTTTTCTCTCCTCCCTTTCTTTGTGATGGGATTGATTGCTATTCCCCGGATTGAACCTTCAAGGTGGCTTCAAATGGACTTGGGGAGCATGAATTGGGGTTTGTATCTGAATACACTGTTTTGGAACCTCAACTATTGGGATTCAATTAGTACATTGGCTGGGGAAGTTGAGAATCCAAAGAGAACCCTCCCGAGAGCTCTTTCTTATGCTCTAGTTCTAGTAGTGGGGGGATACCTCTACCCTCTGATCACGTGTACAGCAGCAGTTCCAGTTGTTCGTGAGTACTGGTCAGATGGGTACTTTTCAGACATTGCAAGAATTCTTGGTGGCTTCTGGTTGCACTCATGGATTCAAGCAGCAGCTGCATTGTCCAACATGGGCAACTTTATCACTGAAATGAGCAGCGATTCTTACCAGCTTCTGGGAATGGCTGAGCGTGGCATGCTCCCTGAATTTTTCGCCAAGAGGTCGCACTACGGGACCCCGCTGATTGGCATCTTGTTCTCCGCCTTTGGTGTAGTCCTGCTGTCTTGGATGAGCTTCCAAGAGATCATCGCTGCGGAGAACTACCTCTACTGCTTCGGGATGATACTGGAATTCATCGCCTTCATCAAGCTAAGGGTGGCCCATCCCAACGCCTCCCGGCCCTACAAGATCCCGCTAGGCACCATTGGCGTTGTGCTGATGATCATCCCTCCTGCCATCCTGATAGTTGTGGTGATGGCCCTGGCGTCCTACAAGGTGATGGCAGTTAGCATCGTGGCAATGGTTGTTGGGTTCGTGCTGCAGCCGTGCCTGGTCTACGTGGAGAAGAAGCGGTGGCTGAGGTTCTCCACAAGTGAGGACCTGCCTGATTTGCCTGATTCACAAGATGCTGAAGATGACACTGTCCCGCTTGTGTTCTGA
- the LOC133895494 gene encoding probable polyamine transporter At1g31830 isoform X3, translated as MARSWIPLLSRRRQIGSWKLRNTGMTRANSACLPMGDLVGVNYNSVNEGEERKGGHGIPKVSMVPLVFLIFYEVSGGPFGIEDSVKAAGPLLAIVGFLLFALIWSVPEALITAEMGTMFPENGGYVVWVSSALGPFWGFQQGWAKWLSGVIDNALYPVLFLDYVKSSVPALGGGLPRTLAVLILTVAFTYMNYRGLTIVGWVAVFLGVFSLLPFFVMGLIAIPRIEPSRWLQMDLGSMNWGLYLNTLFWNLNYWDSISTLAGEVENPKRTLPRALSYALVLVVGGYLYPLITCTAAVPVVREYWSDGYFSDIARILGGFWLHSWIQAAAALSNMGNFITEMSSDSYQLLGMAERGMLPEFFAKRSHYGTPLIGILFSAFGVVLLSWMSFQEIIAAENYLYCFGMILEFIAFIKLRVAHPNASRPYKIPLGTIGVVLMIIPPAILIVVVMALASYKVMAVSIVAMVVGFVLQPCLVYVEKKRWLRFSTSEDLPDLPDSQDAEDDTVPLVF; from the exons ATGGCCCGTTCTTGgattcctctcctctctcgaCGGCGGCAGATTGGTTCGTGG AAACTGAGGAACACAGGAATGACACGAGCAAATTCAGCCTGTCTTCCTATGGGGGATCTTGTGGGTGTCAACTACAACAGTGTCAATGAGGGCGAAGAGCGTAAGGGAGGGCATGGCATCCCCAAGGTTTCTATGGTCCCTCTCGTCTTCCTCATATTTTATGAGGTTTCCGGGGGTCCCTTTGGGATTGAGGATAGTGTCAAGGCTGCTGGGCCACTGCTAGCAATTGTGGGTTTTCTTCTGTTTGCACTCATATGGAGCGTCCCAGAAGCTCTAATCACTGCTGAGATGGGCACTATGTTCCCAGAGAATGGTGGATATGTTGTCTGGGTCTCTTCGGCTCTTGGACCATTTTGGGGTTTTCAGCAAGGCTGGGCAAAGTGGCTCAGTGGTGTCATAGATAATGCTCTATACCCAGTCCTCTTTCTTGACTATGTCAAATCCAGTGTTCCGGCTCTTGGAGGTGGGCTCCCAAGGACGTTGGCAGTGCTTATCCTCACAGTTGCATTTACATACATGAACTACAGAGGGCTAACGATAGTTGGCTGGGTGGCAGTCTTTCTTGGGGTGTTTTCTCTCCTCCCTTTCTTTGTGATGGGATTGATTGCTATTCCCCGGATTGAACCTTCAAGGTGGCTTCAAATGGACTTGGGGAGCATGAATTGGGGTTTGTATCTGAATACACTGTTTTGGAACCTCAACTATTGGGATTCAATTAGTACATTGGCTGGGGAAGTTGAGAATCCAAAGAGAACCCTCCCGAGAGCTCTTTCTTATGCTCTAGTTCTAGTAGTGGGGGGATACCTCTACCCTCTGATCACGTGTACAGCAGCAGTTCCAGTTGTTCGTGAGTACTGGTCAGATGGGTACTTTTCAGACATTGCAAGAATTCTTGGTGGCTTCTGGTTGCACTCATGGATTCAAGCAGCAGCTGCATTGTCCAACATGGGCAACTTTATCACTGAAATGAGCAGCGATTCTTACCAGCTTCTGGGAATGGCTGAGCGTGGCATGCTCCCTGAATTTTTCGCCAAGAGGTCGCACTACGGGACCCCGCTGATTGGCATCTTGTTCTCCGCCTTTGGTGTAGTCCTGCTGTCTTGGATGAGCTTCCAAGAGATCATCGCTGCGGAGAACTACCTCTACTGCTTCGGGATGATACTGGAATTCATCGCCTTCATCAAGCTAAGGGTGGCCCATCCCAACGCCTCCCGGCCCTACAAGATCCCGCTAGGCACCATTGGCGTTGTGCTGATGATCATCCCTCCTGCCATCCTGATAGTTGTGGTGATGGCCCTGGCGTCCTACAAGGTGATGGCAGTTAGCATCGTGGCAATGGTTGTTGGGTTCGTGCTGCAGCCGTGCCTGGTCTACGTGGAGAAGAAGCGGTGGCTGAGGTTCTCCACAAGTGAGGACCTGCCTGATTTGCCTGATTCACAAGATGCTGAAGATGACACTGTCCCGCTTGTGTTCTGA
- the LOC133895665 gene encoding small ribosomal subunit protein uS3x-like, producing the protein MATQISKKKKFVSDGVFYAELNEMLTRELAEDGYSGVEVRVTPMRTEIIIRATRTQNVLGEKGRRIRELTSVVQKRFNFPENGVELYAEKVVNRGLCAIAQAESLRYKLLGGLAVRRACYGVLRFVMESGAKGCEVIVSGKLRAQRAKSMKFKDGYMISSGQPVNEYIDAAVRHVLLRQGVLGIKVKIMLDWDPKGKVGPITPLPDLVTIHAPKEEDELRPPVLAPEP; encoded by the exons TTCGTCAGCGACGGTGTCTTCTACGCGGAGCTGAACGAGATGCTGACGCGGGAGCTGGCGGAGGACGGCTACTCCGGCGTGGAGGTGCGCGTGACGCCGATGCGCACGGAGATCATCATCCGCGCCACGCGCACGCAGAACGTGCTCGGCGAGAAGGGCCGCAGGATCAGGGAGCTCACCTCCGTGGTGCAGAAGCGGTTCAATTTCCCCGAGAACGGCGTCGAGCTCTACGCCGAGAAGGTCGTCAACCGCGGCCTCTGCGCCATCGCGCAGGCCGAGTCGCTCCGCTACAAGCTCCTCGGAGGACTCGCCGTCCGCAG GGCTTGTTATGGTGTTCTTCGCTTCGTTATGGAGAGTGGTGCCAAGGGTTGTGAG GTCATTGTGAGTGGAAAGCTCAGGGCCCAAAGAGCCAAGTCCATGAAGTTCAAGGATGGTTACATGATCTCATCTGGTCAGCCAGTGAACGAGTACATTGACGCAGCTGTGAGACACGTCCTTCTCAGACAG GGTGTTCTTGGCATCAAGGTGAAGATAATGCTCGACTGGGACCCGAAGGGCAAGGTTGGTCCGATCACCCCTCTGCCCGACCTCGTCACCATCCACGCCCCCAAGGAGGAGGACGAACTGCGCCCTCCGGTCTTGGCCCCTGAGCCCTAA